One Rhizoctonia solani chromosome 2, complete sequence DNA segment encodes these proteins:
- a CDS encoding response regulator receiver produces the protein MAARDHSPVDLELTPTPVNLPTIIPRVATTNRSFVFTASPRHAPMNFLRSETQRRGSSNGKRRRRLPSELIETFDWDSSPLGSRDKWPTALKLMVRYMMGKPIASSIMWGWPDLVILYNDTYARMIGPKHPGIYGQPAKLAWGEIWDSIGPAADMLDPERPYARRTMFFNSLTELQLPEEVYHSWHWTPIWQDDGSIDGIWNTTWETTTKVIAERRLSCMSELFSRLADTRTQEKFGEGTLEVLARNPCDLPFIALYWCRAENPPSPDDKTKAASLALKYLRHQTSSLIQVKLTLAGSIGIPSNHPMARETIEYTLDPVTYHIVRERSDSASTVSSPLPTGSTGPTSRPKTLSPPNSSTSSVRSVAGLDMTNSLVSGSIEIVDPLPSHLARPRRTRIRRYPTDSSHTAHLGFFLDSLPHAILVVGLNTRRTPLDQLLASRGLDGSAQYKLQLAARNFHHGHEQTRSRTPCWKIQTCATGALDSRHRSSLRSLAEKKGIEFKIEIAELEVEPVVYVDPGEYQFVGKDRVQFVCREPHGRVRMTLLILGGVGGGGWNRLSNAFKYTTRGVVTVSVVHELNESHVQVRDTGVGIPKDYLNQVFDRFFRVHNNTAEGTGVGLSLIKELVSLHGGQILLESQTEEENGDNSGSAFTVVLPRGSSHLPTSLIQEMSSSSDVHGTLHKEMDYWTEFEQPVPSSAGSASDEGESATSPSLAYGAGSTRKLEERGHAAICTQDIQPLRNYLEAQDGLEALQIAKSQKLHIILCDVMMPRMDGPTLVKHLREERKTRFLPVIFVTASDDGAYSSQIHNTPWPIPDNRVQKVCSAGKKKAQWIVSLQLGKRRLKLEDEFEARSYELQVLGELSPVGIFRTDAEGRLTYLNPAWYQITGYPAGRERDEWLDHIAPESKDAALRVWKGCFENRESAATRLLWKNDVWTHAVIAPLINADGSFAGSFGAVMDINEQYRLEEARIALAEEREHIAASRAEDADTQRQLEHNAKGALNRQPVSAIIQNAEVVRTNMKGLRDILHDCRKRGLSYTPTDRLLEELEDDLQAMDSIMHVAWRKVMALSRIANDVLSLSRIQLNMLTVVPTDFDVKHETNQILLVFRNELIAKNIDFKLNFGHGVEIFGLRTVKADRSRFAQTITNLMSNAIRFTDMSSGLREIKVSLELSLDPPKDESCAVPPFPSGQALRSRSPITGTGVPDIYIYVSVQDSGPGLQKEDLALLFQRFQQGSNAHHVFGGSGLGLFVSWEEGSRLLASQVKARFRFFIRAAAPEYHPPPPPPGRGLRRSSSKTSYKSGGSTKSASRPLPETPNIHRNRPLHILITEDNKINQNVLARQMKRAGFTVVLASNGLEAIQAIDKADLQSNSEIRAETFDVVLMDLEMPVLDGFAATREIRRRESLGTLRKRNFIIALTGNARLEQVQAAQEAGVDDVMIKPYQIDALISKMKGGHQPASR, from the exons ATGGCTGCCCGAGACCATTCTCCAGTGGACTTGGAACTGACGCCAACACCTGTCAATCTGCCAACGATCATTCCCAGAGTAGCCACTACCAATCGTTCCTTCGTCTTTACCGCATCGCCCCGTCACGCACCTATGAATTTCTTGCGATCTGAGACACAGCGGCGCGGATCGTCCAATGGAAAGCGACGCAGAAGA CTTCCATCGGAATTGATTGAGACTTTTGATTGGGATAGTTCGCCGCTGGGTTCGAGGGACAAGTGGCCCACAGCTTTGAAGCTTATGGTTAGGTATATGATGGGAAAGCCCATTGCG AGCTCTATAATGTGGGGATGGCCCGA CCTGGTGATTCTGTACAATGATACCTACGCCAGGATGATTGGACCCAAGCATCCTGGTATATACGGTCAACCGGCCAAACTTGCT TGGGGCGAAATATGGGATTCGATTGGTCCCGCTGCGGACATGTTAGATCCGGaaaggccatatgcaagacGGACG ATGTTTTTCAATTCATTGACGGAACTTCAGCTTCCTGAGGAAGTATACCA TTCGTGGCACTGGACGCCTATCTGGCAAGACGATGGGTCTATTGATGGAATCTGGAACACGACATGGGAGACAACCACAAAAGTCATCGCCGAGCGGAGGCTTAGTTGCATGTCGGAATTGTTCTCCAGACTTGCGGACACGAGAACGCAAGAAAAGTTCGGAGAAGGGACGCTGGAGGTATTAGCCAGAAACCCTTGCGA tcttCCGTTTATAGCGCTTTATTGGTGCCGGGCTGAAAATCCACCATCGCCCGACGACAAGACTAAAGCCGCCTCGTTGGCGCTAAAGTATCTGAGACACCAAACGTCTTCGCTCATTCAAGTTAAACTTACCCTCGCCGGATCGATTGGAATACCGTCGAACCACCCAATGGCGAGAGAAACTATCGAATACACTTTGGATCCTGTGACATACCATATCGTACGCGAGAGGTCAGACTCGGCATCAACCGTCTCATCCCCACTCCCCACCGGGTCTACGGGACCTACCAGCAGACCAAAGACGCTATCCCCTCCCAACTCGTCCACCTCTTCGGTCCGGTCCGTTGCTGGACTAGACATGACCAACTCGCTCGTTTCCGGGTCCATCGAAATCGTCGATCCTCTCCCCTCTCATCTCGCAAGGCCTCGACGGACGCGGATTCGGCGATATCCCACGGACAGCAGCCATACTGCCCATCTTGGTTTCTTCCTCGACTCTCTCCCGCACGCTATCCTTGTCGTCGGACTAAACACAAGAAGGA CGCCTTTGGACCAACTTTTGGCTTCTCGTGGTCTCGACGGGAGCGCCCAGTACAAATTGCAGCTCGCTGCGAGGAACT TCCATCATGGACATGAGCAAACTCGAAGCAGGACGCCTTGCTGGAAAATTCAGACCTGTGCAACTGGGGCGCTTGACAGCAGACATCGCAGCTCTCTTAGAAGTTTAGCCGAGAAAAAGGGGATTGAGTTCAAGATTGAGATTGCGGAGCTAGAAGTGGAGCCTGTTGTTTATGTTGATCCTGGTGAGTATCA ATTTGTGGGAAAAGATCGTGTGCAATTTGTATGTCGAGAACCACATGGGCGAGTTCGAATGACGTTGCTGATTTTGGGTGGGGTGGGGGGTGGGGGTTGGAACAGGTTGTCTAATGCGTTCAAGTATACGACTCGAGGGGTTGTCACGGTTAGCGTCGTACATGAACTTAACGAGTCGCATGTCCAGGTTAGGGACACTG GTGTGGGTATTCCCAAGGATTATTTGAACCAGGTATTCGATCGATTCTTTCGCGTACATAATAAT ACTGCCGAAGGCACTGGTGTCGGACTCTCGCTTATCAAG GAGCTCGTCTCTCTGCACGGCGGTCAAATTCTCCTGGAATCCCAGACCGAGGAAGAAAACGGAGACAACTCGGGGAGCGCATTCACCGTGGTCCTTCCGCGCGGCAGCTCCCACCTTCCTACTTCCCTCATCCAAGAAATGTCATCATCATCCGATGTTCACGGGACGTTGCACAAGGAGATGGACTA TTGGACGGAATTCGAGCAACCGGTGCCTTCTTCCGCTGGGTCCGCTAGCGACGAGGGCGAAAGCGCGACTTC CCCTTCCCTTGCGTATGGTGCAGGTTCAACTCGTAAACTGGAAGAACGCGGACATGCGGCGATATGTACGCAAGATATTCAGCCCCTACGTAACTATCTAGAGGCACAAGACGGGCTCGAAGCCTTGCAAATTGCCAAATCACAAAAGTTACACATAATTTTATG CGACGTAATGATGCCCAGGATGGACGGTCCGACTTTGGTCAAGCATCTGCGAGAAGAGCGAAAAACACGATTTTTGCCTGTCATTTTTGTCACTGCATCAGATGACGGTGCGTATTCCTCCCAAATCCACAATACACCATGGCCTATACCTGACAATCGAGTTCAGAAAGTTTGTTCGGCGGGAAAGAAGAAGGCGCAGTGGATTGTGTCG CTTCAACTTGGGAAACGACGTCTGAAGCTTGAAGACGAATTTGAGGCTAGGTCATACGAATTACAGGTTCTGGGAGAGCTTTCGCCC GTCGGAATATTTAGGACAGATGCGGAAGGAAG GCTTACATACCTCAATCCGGCCTGGTATCAGATAACAGGATATCCTGCAGGACGAGAGCGTGACGAATGGCTTGACCA TATTGCGCCTGAAAGCAAAGATGCCGCGCTCCGTGTCTGGAAGGGGTGTTTTGAAAATCGTGAGTCAGCAGCTACG CGTTTACTTTGGAAAAACGACGTGTGGACTCACGCGGTCATAGCACCACTGATTAATGCCGATGGTAGCTTCGCTGGATCATTTGGTGCTGTCATGGATATCAATGAGCAATACCGACTTGAAGAAGCACGCATAGCACTGGCTGAGGAGCGGGAACACATCGCAGCATCGAGGGCAGAGGACGCCGACACCCAACGACAACTTGAA CATAATGCTAAAGGAGCTCTGAACAGACAGCCGGTGTCTGCTATTATACAAAATGCG GAGGTTGTCAGGACAAACATGAAAGGATTGAGGGATATACTTCATGATTGCCGAAAGCGAGGCTTATCATACACACCAACTGATCGACTACTGGAAGAGCTGGAAGATGACTTGCAGGCTATGGATAGCATTATGCA TGTGGCTTGGCGCAAGGTGATGGCTTTGT CTCGCATTGCGAACGATGTCTTGAGTCTCTCAAGGATTCAACTCAAC ATGCTCACGGTAGTTCCAACGGACTTTGACGTTAAACATGAGACAAACCAGATACTCTTGGTGTTTCGCAATGAGCTCATAGC GAAAAATATTGATTTTAAACTAAACTTTGGGCACGGAGTAGAGATATTTGGTTTGAGGACAGTCAAGGCAGACCGCAGTCGGTTCGCACAAACAATAACCAAC CTAATGTCGAACGCTATCCGGTTTACGGATATGAGTAGCGGCCTGCGAGAAATCAAGGTCTCATTGGAACTCTCACTGGACCCTCCAAAGGATGAGAGCTGTGCGGTTCCGCCTTTCCCGTCTGGTCAGGCTCTTCGATCCCGTTCTCCAATCACCGGAACGGGGGTACCAGacatatacatatatgtGTCGGTGCAAGACTCGGGCCCTGGCCTCCAGAAGGAAGATCTTGCCCTCCTATTTCAGAG GTTTCAACAAGGATCG AATGCACACCATGTGTTCGGTGGCTCAGGCCTTGGGCTATTC GTCTCATGGGAGGAAGGATCGAGGTTGTTAGCGAGCCAG GTAAAGGCGCGTTTCCGTTTTTTCATTCGAGCAGCCGCTCCCGAATATCatcccccacctccaccaccggGACGGGGTCTTCGGAGATCATCGTCCAAGACGAGTTACAAATCGGGTGGATCAACCAAGTCTGCGTCAAGGCCGTTACCAGAAACACCGAACATACATCGCAATCGACCTCTGCATATCTTAATCACTGAAGATAATAAGATTAACCAG AATGTGCTAGC TCGCCAGATGAAGAGAGCCGGTTTTACCGTAGTTCTAGCTTCTAATGGCCTCGAAGCAATTCAGGCTATTGATAAAGCGGACCTACAAAGCAACAGCGAGATACGAGCTGAAACGTTTGATGTGGTTTTG ATGGACCTTGAAATGCCAGTTCT CGACGGATTCGCTGCTACCCGTGAGATACGCAGGCGGGAATCGTTGGGAACATTGAGGAAACGTAATTTTATTATTGCTCTGACGGGAAATGCTCGCCTGGAACAAGTTCAAGCAGCCCAGGAAGCAGGAGTGGACGATGTGATGATCAAG CCTTATCAAATAGATGCACTTATATCCAAAATGAAGGGAGGACACCAGCCTGCATCCCGATAG